One part of the Augochlora pura isolate Apur16 chromosome 3, APUR_v2.2.1, whole genome shotgun sequence genome encodes these proteins:
- the LOC144479082 gene encoding uncharacterized protein LOC144479082 → MGATIELFLLTVLCASVGTVQGACRQVLNDDMVEYSCVGGQLSDLDYLPASTGKIRISKMPIPMITRDTFSKFGSDLWVLGCSYCGIRDIEPGAFQYLQNLQQLSLDNNQLSTLRDSWFRGLDSLTYLDLNYNVIESIDDGVFQTLPGLVDLRLSGNRLECLNLEALSKLSQLKRMFLTENSQFKCPNALSTYFENHGVHFEKDPSWNRITEDLIPARLPYDDYHRDTTTEQNTPLPAYRERLHPTPPPPEPSTPSYLSQRVQTTEEVIYRPAFQPPDWQATTPSSPVTDVYDEYYEEEDDEETRPPYVPPQTIAPVETVTIQQPDLRETTLRSWPRIPEPPNGLYPPYANEDGDYRQTFYATEASLFPLAPVQDRTPPFAESDVGQTPRLTANDWHQQPDRYQPPEVLPPMPSAEDENQVVAAPEPEIPTLVQPATSDNVYQAPYYEQAVTVHSSVTVAAATDAPTTTELGCPMPNSSATVQRSLEVVVLSMVITVLAGRVFVEGF, encoded by the coding sequence ATGGGTGCCACGATCGAACTGTTTCTGTTGACCGTGCTGTGTGCTAGCGTTGGTACAGTGCAAGGCGCGTGCAGACAAGTGCTCAACGACGACATGGTGGAGTACTCGTGCGTGGGCGGTCAGCTGTCCGACCTGGACTATCTTCCAGCATCTACGGGAAAAATTCGAATCTCGAAGATGCCGATCCCGATGATAACGAGAGATACGTTCTCGAAATTTGGCTCCGACCTCTGGGTCCTCGGCTGCTCCTATTGCGGGATCAGGGACATCGAACCGGGAGCATTCCAGTACCTGCAGAACCTCCAGCAACTGAGTCTCGACAACAACCAACTATCCACTCTGAGGGACTCTTGGTTCAGAGGTCTGGACTCCCTGACGTATCTAGACCTGAACTACAACGTCATAGAATCCATCGACGACGGCGTTTTCCAGACCTTGCCCGGCTTGGTCGACCTGAGACTCTCGGGCAACCGTCTGGAGTGCTTGAACCTGGAAGCCTTGTCTAAGCTGAGCCAACTGAAGAGAATGTTCTTGACCGAGAACTCCCAGTTCAAGTGCCCCAACGCTTTGAGCACTTATTTCGAAAATCATGGGGTGCACTTTGAGAAAGACCCCTCGTGGAACAGGATCACCGAGGACCTGATCCCAGCGAGGCTCCCGTACGACGACTACCACCGCGACACCACCACCGAGCAGAACACGCCTCTGCCCGCGTACCGAGAACGCCTCCATCCGACGCCACCACCCCCGGAACCATCGACCCCCTCGTACCTATCGCAGAGGGTGCAAACCACCGAGGAGGTCATCTACCGTCCGGCCTTCCAGCCTCCGGATTGGCAAGCCACGACGCCGTCCAGCCCCGTGACGGACGTCTACGACGAATACTACGAAgaggaggacgacgaggaAACGAGACCGCCGTACGTTCCACCGCAGACCATAGCGCCCGTCGAAACTGTTACGATCCAGCAGCCCGACCTCCGAGAGACGACCCTGAGATCTTGGCCGAGAATCCCCGAGCCTCCGAACGGCCTGTACCCGCCCTACGCCAACGAAGACGGCGACTACAGGCAAACGTTCTACGCGACCGAAGCCAGCCTGTTCCCGTTGGCTCCCGTCCAAGATCGAACGCCGCCTTTCGCGGAATCCGATGTGGGCCAGACCCCCAGGTTGACCGCGAACGACTGGCATCAACAACCCGACCGCTACCAGCCCCCTGAAGTACTCCCGCCGATGCCGTCGGCGGAAGACGAGAATCAGGTGGTTGCGGCTCCGGAACCCGAGATACCGACGCTGGTCCAACCAGCCACGTCCGACAACGTCTACCAAGCGCCCTACTATGAACAGGCCGTGACCGTTCATTCCAGCGTCACCGTCGCGGCTGCCACGGACGCTCCGACCACCACGGAACTGGGCTGTCCCATGCCAAACTCCTCAGCGACCGTCCAACGATCCTTGGAAGTGGTTGTTCTCTCCATGGTTATTACGGTCCTCGCCGGTCGCGTCTTTGTGGAGGGATTCTAG
- the LOC144479083 gene encoding dnaJ homolog subfamily C member 9-like, with translation MASLLDLCEQYFGARDFYEVLKISRTANDKQVKKAYHQLSLLVHPDRVEEDVKAEATEKFKVLGRIHSILSDSEKRKIYDQSGQYDEESEEMMMRNWADYWKTLFKKITVEDINNYEKNYKGSEIEIKDLKRAYMDSEGDMDYILETVPFTSCDDEPRLHDIIQGLIEKGEVPEYKAFTEESEKKKLRRKRKWAKEAEEAERLEKMLKIENEENAAANNLALAIQSRNEARASQSDKFFDALIDKYAKKAEKSTRKKSTPSKPAKTTKSTKKTKKKT, from the exons ATGGCAAGTTTATTGGATCTCTGCGAGCAGTACTTTGGTGCTCGCGATTTCTACGAAGTtctgaaaatttcaagaacCGCAAACGACAAACAAG TGAAGAAAGCGTATCATCAGCTGTCGCTACTCGTACATCCTGATCGCGTCGAAGAAGATGTTAAGGCAGAAGCAACAGAAAAGTTCAAAGTTCTCGGACGAATTCATTCTATCCTCAGCGATAGCGAGAAACGCAAGATCTATGATCAGTCGGGTCAATATGACGAAGAAAGCGAAGAAATGATGATGAGAAATTGGGCAGACTACTGGAAAACGCTTTTCAAAAAAATCACGGTAGAGGATATCAACAACTATGAAAAGAATTACAAAGGatctgaaatagaaattaaggaCTTGAAACGTGCTTATATGGACA GTGAAGGAGATATGGACTACATCTTAGAAACCGTGCCATTCACTAGCTGTGATGACGAACCAAGACTGCACGATATTATCCAAGGCCTCATAGAGAAGGGTGAAGTACCAGAATACAAGGCTTTCACAGAAGAAAGTGAAAAGAAGAAGTTGCGCAGAAAACGCAAG TGGGCGAAGGAAGCCGAGGAAGCCGAACGTCTCGAGAAAATGCTGAAGATCGAAAACGAGGAGAACGCAGCTGCAAACAATTTAGCGCTGGCGATTCAGAGTCGCAACGAAGCCCGAGCGAGTCAGTCCGACAAATTCTTTGACGCGCTGATCGACAAATACGCGAAAAAGGCGGAGAAATCGACGCGGAAAAAGTCGACGCCCTCGAAGCCCGCTAAAACTACGAAATCCACGAAGAAAACCAAAAAGAAGACGTAG